The sequence below is a genomic window from Brooklawnia cerclae.
CGGTCGCGGGCGAGGGTCGCCGTGGCGCTCAGCACCTCGGAGGCGACCCCGCTGGAGTTGGACGCCAGTTGGGCATAGCGGTCGGCGACGTCGTTCGCGGCGCGGGTGAATCGCTCGATCTCGGCGTCCTGCTCCTCCGGGAGGACGACGCGACCCGCCGCGGGTTCCGGGATGACCGGGCGAGGCCTCGTCCATGCGGCTTGTCCGAAGGCATATCCGCTCACCACGCCTGTGCCCTGTACTGTGTGCGACTCCGCGGTCATCTGTGCCTCCGCATCGAGGTGCAGCCGGGTCTCGGCTGTTGTGTCGCTCCAACATCTCACACGGGGGCTTGCGAAGTCAATATAAACGGGTGTAAAACAACTCATAACAACATTTGATTGTGTTGGTTTCTGGTGATACGTCGGACAGCGGGGCCCGATGCTCGTGCCCCGGAGTTCGGGAGTGTGCCCCGGGACCGCGACTGACAAGGAGTCGACAGATGTCCGAACCGCTGATAACCACATCGCTGGTGGTTCTCGACAAAGACCTCGGCGCTACGAAAGCCGAGGTGATCGCATCGCTCGCCGGGCTCGTCGCCGACGCCGGGCGCGCCGATGCCGCCGGTCTGACCGCCTCCGCGATGGAACGGGAGGAGAAAGCCGCCACCGGTCTGCCGGGCGGGTTCGCGATCCCGCACTGCCGTTCGGAGGCCGTCACCACCGCCTCGCTCGCTTTCGCCCGCCTCGACCCCGCGGTGGACTTCGGGGCCAAGGACGGTCCCGCAGACCTCGTGTTCCTGATCGCCGCAGCGGCCGACGGCGATGCGGACCACCTGGTCCTGCTCACGCGGCTGGCGCGGGCCCTCGTCCGCAAGGATTTCCTGGCGTCGTTGCGGGCGGCGAGCTCGCCCGAGGAGATCGTCGAACTGGTCGGGGAGGTCGTCGAGCCGGCCCCCGCGCCGGCGCAGAGCCCCGCCCCCGCCGCGACACCGGCTGCCGCGACCCCGGACGAGGCCGACAAGCCCCTCGTCGTCGCGGTCACGGCCTGCCCGACCGGCATCGCGCACACCTACATGGCAGCCGACTCGCTCGTCAACGCCGCTCGTGAGAAGGGCATCGAGGTACGCGTCGAGACCCAGGGGTCCGGCGCCGTGGAGCCATTGCCCACCGACGTGATCGCCCACGCACAGGCCGCGATCTTTGCCACCGACGTCGGGGTCAAGGATCGCGAACGCTTCGCCGGCCTGCCGGTCATCGAGTCCGGCGTCAAACGCGCGATCAGCGAGCCCGGCACCATGCTCGACGAGGCGCTCGCGGCGGCGAAGAACCCCCACGCGCGCCGGGTCGCGGGCACCGCCGGCGCCGCCGCGGAGACGCCGGGAGAAGGCTCGACCATCGGCTGGGGCAAGCGCATCCAGCAGGCGCTCATGACCGGCGTGTCGTACATGATCCCGTTCGTCGCGGCGGGCGGTCTGCTGATCGCCCTCGGCTTCCTGTTCGGTGGGTACGACATCGCGCTGGCGCCCGACTGCTCGAGCCTGCCCGCCTGGGCCTCGGGCGTGGACACCGGCACCTGCGCCACCTACGGCACGACGGCCGACCTCGCGCTCGCCCAGGGGTGGTCGGCGGGCATCGTCTACCTCGGTGCCATCCTCTACGCGATCGGCAGTCACGCGTTCGGGTTCCTCGTCCCGGCGCTGTCCGGGTACATCGCCTACGCGCTGGCCGGTCGTCCCGGCATAGCCCCCGGGTTCGTCGGCGGAGCCATCTCCGTCGCGCTGGGGGCAGGGTTCATCGGCGGCCTGGTCACCGGCCTCATCGCCGGTCTGGTGGCGTCCTG
It includes:
- a CDS encoding PTS fructose transporter subunit IIABC; this translates as MSEPLITTSLVVLDKDLGATKAEVIASLAGLVADAGRADAAGLTASAMEREEKAATGLPGGFAIPHCRSEAVTTASLAFARLDPAVDFGAKDGPADLVFLIAAAADGDADHLVLLTRLARALVRKDFLASLRAASSPEEIVELVGEVVEPAPAPAQSPAPAATPAAATPDEADKPLVVAVTACPTGIAHTYMAADSLVNAAREKGIEVRVETQGSGAVEPLPTDVIAHAQAAIFATDVGVKDRERFAGLPVIESGVKRAISEPGTMLDEALAAAKNPHARRVAGTAGAAAETPGEGSTIGWGKRIQQALMTGVSYMIPFVAAGGLLIALGFLFGGYDIALAPDCSSLPAWASGVDTGTCATYGTTADLALAQGWSAGIVYLGAILYAIGSHAFGFLVPALSGYIAYALAGRPGIAPGFVGGAISVALGAGFIGGLVTGLIAGLVASWIGSFKTPRWLTGLMPVVIIPLLATLITGGLMYVLLGKPLAAITTGLTNGLNSMSGGSAVVLGVVLGLMMCFDLGGPVNKAAYLFATTGLSANTEASFHVMAAVMAAGMVPPLALALATTVRKKLFTAPEVENGRAAWLLGLSFISEGAIPFAAADPLRVIPSMMLGGAVTGGLCMALEVGSRAPHGGIFVLFAIQNVPGFVLSLVLGVVVAAAAVILAKSLGTRKSEPATVAVTG